Part of the Bacteriovorax stolpii genome, ACTACGATCATCGCGCTCGTCATATCCAGACAATTTATATGGATTACGATGAAGCGGCCCATGCGAAAGTGGTTCATGAAGCTCAAAAATACCCTTCATTCTTTCAGAAGCGCTATGACTACAATCAGGAAAAGCGCATTATACACAAGCAAGGAATGGTGGAGTACAAAGGCAGAATCGATCAACACCTCATTTCTGAGTCAGAGTTTCTCGATAACCGCCCTTTTGCACCTAAGAAGATTATTTTAGAACTTATTTAACAGCTTCGATTTTTTGAACCCAGTCTTTTAATTTCGGAAGATCTTCTCTTACCTTCAGACCGATTTCATGCAGGCGTTTTTCTTCTGCCTCAGGAAGCTTTACGAACTTCACACCTTGCTTAATCAACTTCGCTCTGTTTTCGACTTCTAGTCTTAATGAAAGCTCTCTCTCATCCATTGCCAGCTTGTGTGTTTCTTCCAAGAAGATCTTTTTAGTGGCGCTATCAAGTGAGTTTAAGAAATCTTCATTAACTACAATCAGAGTTAAATAAAGACTGTGGTATGTATCAATAACATAGTTAGCTTTTGTTTTAAGCTCTGGGTATGTTCTGTAGAAAACTTCGTAACGGTTTAGCTCACCTTCTTCGATATCAATCTGATTAGCATTGAAGCTGTAAGCATAAGTCAAAGACCCAAATCCTGCATTACCTGGAACGTATTTGACTCCAAGACGTTGAGCAAATTTATCTCCAGGAATGTTTCCTGGACGATACATTCTTAGACCTTTGAAATCATCAACTGATTTAATTTCTTTTGATCCGTAAATAATTCTGTATCCACCACTGTATGTGAAAAACAATCCGCGGATTTTTTTGTCTGTCTTTTGGTTTAGCTCACCATGGTAAATCCCATCAAGAATCTTGTTACCAATATCCCCATCAAGAACCTTATAAGCATGCTCATGGTTGCGGAACATAAAAGGCATATCAAAGGCCATGATTGGTTCGTAATACTTCTTAAGTGAAGAGATTGTCACCTGTGACATCTCTGCCTGCCCTTCTCCTACTTTCCCCACCGGGTTATCACTTCCTGGATGGTTTAGAGGGCTGGCCTTGTTGATTACAACAACCTTAAGTTTCTGAGAGCTTTTTTTGTAAAGCCTTTCAGAATACTCTTCAATAATATTTTTTAATTCGGTACTGCTCGGACTGTGGGCCAGGTACCAACGGATTTCTCTGGTTTTTTCAGTAGCGTGAGCAGATGTAGATAAAACAAAAGCTGCGACTGTGAAGATAAGGGATAATTTCATGACCTTTCCTTAGCTATGAGATTTAAACTTATTATTAGAGAAGAATATTTTATTAAGCTGTCTGCATCGAAATCTTAATATCTTTCTGCTTTTTAAAAGCGATCAACTCATCTGAAACAGACTTCGATGACTCAAGAAAAAGATCGTATGATTCCTTTGATTTAAAAACAAGAGTTGATTGCATTGTGCCTTCTGCAATCGGGTAGAATTCTGAACGGTAAACCAGGTGGCCATCGTTTTCTAACTTCGTGTTGTTGCTACTGACTCCAGAAGTTTTTAGAAGTGTGAGAAACTCTAAAATGTCTGCTTGGTTTTTTGCGGTGAAAGTATAAAGAACTTTGTACGTGCCAGTTGCTTTTGCAACAGCTGTAGCACCAAGAACTGCACTAGTGCCTTCTGCACCAGACGCAAAACTCTTACCAGGTAAAATAGCCAAGCTGGCCGCTACCAGTGATAACTGTTTGAAAAATTCTCTTCTATCAAAATTCATAATTCTATTATGACCTATTTTCAGAAAAACGCTAATAAATTTATTTAATATTTCAATGGCTTAAGCCAAACTATCTAGAAAAGACCAGTTTTAAATACCAAATTTTAATGACTTAGAACTTTCAATCCTTTGGCTAAAGGACTGAGTTTACAAAGGCCTCCTGCTAAAAGTGAGTCCTATTCTGGGCAGGAGTGTATACACACCTAAAACCCATAAATGGGTATCGCTTGTCTATAAAGACATCCACGCCCAATGAAAAAATACCAGTCATGAAAGGTGATTTATGTTTCCAAAAACCACTGCGGCCAACTCCATTTCTTTTCACATCGTGAGTCCAGTAATAACCAAGACCACAATAATTAAATTCAATTTGAGGTGTTTCACATTTTTGATCGGGCCCAAAAGCAGCATATCGAACATCTTTAAAATCAACGAGACTCACATACATTTGTGGAGCTTCGATTTGTTTTTTATCGTTGATCTCTTTTATCCATTCAGCAGCGTTGCCGGCAAAATCCCAGATTGTTTCGCCGTTAGAAAGTTTATGAGTTCTCTTTTCTAAGTTCCATGTTTCTGCTGTACAGGTTTGTCCTGTAAGATAACAAGCTTCATCATCGCTAAGACTTGCTTCCAGGGCCTTATCAGGCACACCATCACTGTGACCGATATTTAATGTTCCTTTATAAGGTATGCCTGTATTCCAGTTTAATTTTGTGTGAGCTATATCGCGAGCGACTTCAGTCCACTGGGAATTGCTAATTAGGTCATATCCTGCGCCAAGGTCTTGGCATGCTTTCAGTGCTTCTTTTTGATTGATTTCCATCCACGGTTGATTATTGGGTTCTGACAAAGCTTTTTTATCTTTACCTTTTTTCATCTCATACTTGGCAATACAAATATCTTTGAATGAGACATAATTCACCGGGCATGCTGATTGAGCATAAAGAGTTTGCGAAAAAAGAAGGAAAACCTTAATAAACAAAACCATCAACTAAACCGATTTTATCCTGCACTTCTTTTGTAAAAGTGCCGTCAATCCTTAAAGTATAGCGCATTTCATTTTCAGCATCGACACCATGATAATCGCGATTATTAAAGAAATAAGCGCGGCAATTTGGATCAAGATAACTCTTCTCTCCAGTCACTTCGTTGTAAATAAAACTTGGTCTTCCTTTTGATAAAAAAAGATTTACGCTATGATCGCGGTGAGACTCTTGAATATAGTCACGGTGTACGACAGTTGGAACCAAAGGGTAGCTGACAAAGAGAAGAACTCTTCCTACTTCATCAAAAACCTTTCCCTTCAGGGATTCAATATAAGAGACAAGCTTCGGAAAGTGAGCTGCATTATCATGCCAATCATTCTGAAGTTCTTTTTCAGAAGTTTTCTTTAAAAAATTATTATAGCGTAAATAACAAACACCATACCACGGGCTAAGGGCCCCGAAGGCCATGTAGTAGTAACGTCTTTTTTGCTGCAAGGTTAAGTCTTTAGTTCTTTCGCGGTGAAATCCAGTTGGGTCGTAGGCTTCGATGTTCTCAACGATTTCTGACTCTAGAAACATATTTCCGTAGTCTTTACGAAGCTCAGGCGGAATTTCACCCATAATGTAGGAATGGTCCAATTTATCGACTAAGGCCAGGCCAAGAATCACTTCGTGGTGAAGATCCATAAAAGAAGACGTGTCCAGGAACTCTTCCATATTCACGAAGAGTTTTCCATTCACTCCTTTAGGTCCAATAAGGGAATG contains:
- a CDS encoding TRAP transporter substrate-binding protein, coding for MKLSLIFTVAAFVLSTSAHATEKTREIRWYLAHSPSSTELKNIIEEYSERLYKKSSQKLKVVVINKASPLNHPGSDNPVGKVGEGQAEMSQVTISSLKKYYEPIMAFDMPFMFRNHEHAYKVLDGDIGNKILDGIYHGELNQKTDKKIRGLFFTYSGGYRIIYGSKEIKSVDDFKGLRMYRPGNIPGDKFAQRLGVKYVPGNAGFGSLTYAYSFNANQIDIEEGELNRYEVFYRTYPELKTKANYVIDTYHSLYLTLIVVNEDFLNSLDSATKKIFLEETHKLAMDERELSLRLEVENRAKLIKQGVKFVKLPEAEEKRLHEIGLKVREDLPKLKDWVQKIEAVK